The genomic interval CGCGATCGACGTCTGCGATCCCGAACCGATTCCCGCCGACAGCCCCTTGCGACAGATGGAAAACGTCATCGTGGCATCGCATGTCGCATCCGTCAGCGCGAAAGCCGTTCGAACACTGCGCGAAACCGCCGCCAACATCGCGGCGATGGCTCTACGCGGCGAGCGACTTCCCAACACGGTGAACGGTGTGTCGCTTGTCGCGACGCCTGGTTAATCAGTTGAAATCGATTCACGGCGAAGCCGGGTTGTTGCCGATCGGATTGTCAGATTGTCAGATGATTGAGATGATGGGCGTGATCGTTCCCGCGTTCACCGCGACGAACTGATGGACGCCCCTACCGGAGAACTGCACGTGTCGACTCGAGTGTCTGCTGAAAAGCTGGAAGCGTTCTGCCTTCAAGCCCTGGAACAAGCCGGGGTGTCTGCCTCACACGCCAAGATCGTGGCAGACGTGCTCGTGACGACGGATACCTGGGGTGTCTTTACACATGGAACGAAACTGCTTCGTGACTACATCAAACGCGTGCGCGCGGGCGGACTGCGAGTTGACGCCGAGCCTCATGTTGTCGCTAGCGGCCCGGCGTGGTCGATCGTGGATGGTGAGTCATGTCTGGGACATGTGACGTCGACGTTTGCGATGCTGGACGCGATCGAACGTGCCAAGAAATCGGGTATCGCCTACGTGGGTGTCAGAAACTCGTGTCACTTCGGAGCCGCAGGCTATTATGCGTGGCTCGCGGCCAAAGCCGGTTTGATCGGCATCTCGATGGCCAACGATATTCCCAGCGTCGCCGCCGCGGGCTCACGCCGATGTGTCACCGGCAGCAATCCGATCGCGTACGCAGTTCCCGTCGGATCGGGTGATCCGATTCTGCTCGACATTGCGATCAGTACCGTCGCCGGGGGAAAGGTGTATGCCGCCTATCAGCGAGGCGAACCGATTCCTGACAACTGGATCATCGATTCCGAGGGGTGTCCCAGCACAGACAGCAGCCTTTATCCCGCATCAGCGGCACTCGCACCGATGGCGAACCATAAGGGTTATGGAATCGCATTGCTGATTGAATCGCTCAGTGGATTGCTCACCGGTGCGTCGGTGACCTGGCAAGTGGGAAGCTGGATCTGGGGTGATGCGACCAAACCCACCAATCATGGTGCCGCGTTCATTGCCATCGACATCGCTTCGATCATGCCGCCCGCCGAATTCGAGGCGCGTGTCACCCACCTGGCGAACGAAATTCATGAAGCGCCGACGGCCGATGGTGTCGAACGCGTTCTGCTTCCGGGTGAACGCGAGTGGAATCTGCGTCGCAAAGCACTCGCTGAAGGAATTGATCTTCCTTCCGACGTTGTCGGAAAACTCGCCGGGCTGGCAACCGACCTGGGCCTTCAGGCGGATTGGCTGAATTCCTGACCGTTCCCTGCGGCCGAATTTTAAGCGACTCACCACCGATGACGAAAACGACTGAACTGCCTGAAACGTGTTTGCCGACATGGTCCGTGGCCGAGCTACCAGAACCCAAACCACTGGGGTTAAGGAACTGGGCCAGCTTTATTGGCCCCGGCATCGTCATGATGGGAATCCAAATTGGCGGCGGCGAATGGCTGCTGGGCCCTGAAGTCACCGCTCGCTACGGCGGCGGCTTGATGTGGATCGCCACCGTCGCCATCGTGTTGCAAGTCTTTTACAACTTGGAATGCGCCCGCTACGCCCTTTACTGTGGCGAACCGGTCATGACCGGTTTCATGCGAAAACGTCCCGGCCCCATGGCCTGGATTGCCGTCGTCATGATCCTGAATCTGTCGGCCTTGATCCCGGCGCTTTCCACCAACGGGGCCGCTGTCATGGCGGCGATCTACCTCGACCGCCCACCTGGGGTCGAAGACAAATGGCTGGTCACAATGCTGGCCTACATTTGCCTGTTACTCGTGGCGTTGCCTGTGCTGATCGGAGGCAAAGTCTACAACATGCTGCAAACGATCATGACGGTGAAAGTGGCGATCGTGCTGGGCTTTTGTCTCACGATTGGGGCTCTGTTCGTCAGTCCGACCCATTGGTGGAACGTCTTCAGCGGCTTTGTGCAGTTCGGCAATGTTCCGATCAAGAACGGAGACAAGGACGGTCTCAGCAATGTCTTTCTCCATCTATGGCGCGAGGGATCATGGCCGCTGATTGAACTCGGCAACATTGCCGTCCTGGGCGCATTCGCCGGCTACGCAGGCGGAGGAGGGCTCGCCAATTCCACATACAGTAACTATGTCCGCGACAAAGGCTGGGGCATGGGTCAGCAGGTCGGCGCCATCGCCAGTGCCGTCGGTGGCCGCGATATCACGCTAAGCCATCTTGGTAAGGTCTTTCTGATTACTCCGGACAATCTGCGGCGCTGGAAAAATTGGTGGAAGTACATCCTGACCGATCAACTGATCGTCTGGGCGCCGGGTTGCTTCATGGGAATGGCGCTTCCCGCACTGCTGTCACTCGAGTTCGCGCATTATTCGGAGCTCTACAACCAGACGGACAAACTCGATTGGTCGCGGGCGATGATTACGGCGGACGGGATTCGCCATGCCGTGAATTTCAGCCCGGCCACCGGTGCGATCTTGTGGCTGGTTACCCTGTTCGTCGGCTTGATGGTTCTGTTGCCGAGCCAGATGTCGATCGTCGAAGATTTCAGTCGGCGCTGGACCGATGTCATCTGGTCCGCCAGCCCTCATGCACGAGAGAAGCTACGCGATGATCAGGTCAAATACATTTACTACACGCTGTTATTTTCCTACGTGCTCTGGACAATGGTCGCCGCGTACCTGTTCAGTACTTACGGAACCCCCAAACTGATGACGGATATCGTCGCGAACCTGAACAACCTGGCGATTGGAGTCACCGCATTTCAGTTGCTTTGGGTCAACCTGACGCTGCTTCCGCAAGAACTACGACCTCGCTGGTACCATCAGGCGGGTATGGTCGCCTGTGGTCTGTTTTATCTCGGACTTTCAACGTTAGTCTTTGTCACCCGGCAATGGCCGGCCTTCCAGCAATTGCTTTTCCGCTCTTGAATGCGGCCCTGAATAGGACGCCTGCATCAACGGCAAAACGTGAATCACGCCATCGATACCTGTTGGAATATCAGGCCAAGCTCTCGATAAGGAATTTCCAGTGACGGCACTCTTCGATCTTACTGGCCGCGTCGCGCTCGTCTCGGGTGCCGCAAGCGGAATGGGACGCGCGATGTCTCTAGCTCTTGCGGAACATGGGGCGGACCTCATGCTCGCAGATCTCAATGACGCCGGCTTGCAGGATGTCGCAGCGGCCGTGAGATCCTTCGGCCGCCGTGCGGAACCTGTGCTGTGCGACATCGCACAGCCCGATGCCATTCGCGCGATGTTCGCCAAGCTCGATCGTGACTTTGGTCGGATCGATTTTCTGGCAAACGTCGCTGGAGAAGGGATCCTCGGTCGGCCCGAAGAGATTCCTCTGGCCGATGTCGAACAAACGTGGAGAAATCTGGTATTCGGACGCTTCTGCATGTGTCAGGAAGCCGGACGCCGCATGATCAAGGCCGGGCGCGGAAGCATTGTGAACATCGGATCGCTCGCCAGCATCACAGCCCTGGGACGCAACCATATTGCCTATAGCATGGCGATGGGCGCGGTCGCACAAATGACTCGGGAACTCAGTACGGAGTGGGCCGCGCACGGCGTTCGCGTCAACGCCATCCTGCCCGCACAAGTCTTGAATCCCAGTCTCGAAAAACGGATCGCCGCCGACCCCGCCTTGAAAGATCAATTCCTGAAGGGCATCCCCGCCGGTCGGATGGGTCAACCCAACGATATTCAAGGGTTGGCCGTGCTGCTGGCCTCGGATGCGTCGAGCTGGATTACGGGAGCACTGATCCCGATGGATGGAGGCAATCTTGCCATGAACGGCGGCGGCACGCGTCGCTACGTCGAGCCCCAGTAAATCTCGAGCCATGCCGTTGACACCCGCGCGGCAATGCAGCCCATTCCCCGCACACCATGATTCGAACATCGTTCCGAATCGTTCTCGATCACCGCAGACAACAAACGCACTCATACCCGATTTCGGAAGCCCCATGAGCAACGCCTCGACCACGTCTCACCTGCTGAACATCTACCGCGCGATGCAGACGATTCGTCAAACGGAAGAAGAACTGGCTCGCTGTCACCAGCGGGGCTTGATTCATGGTGCCTGTCACACCTATGTCGGCGAAGAAGCAATTGCGAGCTCCGTCTGTGCCCATTTGAGAAAAGACGACGTCGTCTTCAGCACACATCGTGGCCATGGTCATGCGCTGGCGAAGGGCCTTCCTCCAGCAGAATTGATGGCCGAACTCTTCGGACGTCAGACCGGTTGCTCGCGTGGTCGCGGCGGCAGCATGCATATCTTTTCACCCGAAATTGGCATGATGGGCACCAGCGGCATCGTTGGCCCTTGTGTCCTGCAGGCCTGCGGGGGTGGCTATAGTTTCAAGTTGATGAAGACGGACAATGTGGCCGTCGCCTTCTTCGGCGATGGCGCCGTTAACAACGGTGCGTTCCATGAAGGCCTGAACATGGCCAGCATCTGGAAGCTGCCGGTTCTGTTCATTTGTGAGAACAATCAATTCGCGACTGAAGTCCCCTTCGCCTATTCCGCGGGCAATCCCAGCGTCGGCAGCCGTGGCGTCGCCTATGGCATGCCCGGACTGACCGTCGATGGCAATGATGCACTCGAGATCGATCGTGTCGCCGGTGAAGCCGTTCAACGAGCCCGTTCCGGCGGCGGCCCGACGCTGATCGAATGCGTCACCTACCGGACGCGTGCCCACGCCGAAGGGATGGGGGATTTTGGATATCGTACGCGTGAAGAAGTTGAAGAGTGGAAGCAACGTTGTCCCATTCAACGCTTCCGTACGAAAAGCATCGCCGAAAAGCACTTGACCGCGACGGATCTGGACGCGGTCGATCAGGACGTCAAACGCACCGTCGACGAAGCCCGCAAGTTCGCAGAATCAAGCCCCTATCCAGAGGGCGCAACGGCGATGCAACATGCGTACTCAGAGTTGCCTCACGCGTCCAAATCGCCGATCCAGAACGTGCGTCCCAACACGTCACCGCGAGAAATCACAATGACGCAGGCGACTCACGAAGCGTTGTCGGAAGAGATGGCCAAGAACCCGAATATTTTCGTGATGGGCGAAGGGATCGGCAAACGAGGTGGTAACTTCAAAACCACCGCCGGCCTTTATGATATTTATGGCCCCACGCGTCTCTGCGACACGCCGATCTGCGAACGCGGCTTCGTTGGTCTCGCCTGCGGAGCCGGGATGACCGGTACGCGACCGGTGATCGACTTTATGTTCGCCGACTTCGTTCTCGATTCGGTCGGCGAAATTGTGAATCAGATCGCCAAGATGCAGTACATGAGCAGCGGGCGCCTGAAGATGCCTGTCCTGCTTCGCGGATGCATCGGGATCGGGCATTCGGCCGCGACGCACCATTCCGGCAACTACTACGCCATGTACGCCCAGATCCCCGGCTTGAAGGTTGTTGTTCCCTCGTCGCCTTACGATGCCAAAGGCCTGTTCAAGTACGCGCTCAACAGCAACGATCCTGTCTTGTTCCTCGAGCATCGCGAGATTCTGTCGCTGAAGGGGCCCGTTCCCGAAACGGAATATGAGATCGAGTTTGGGAAAGCCAATATCGTTCGCGAAGGAAGCGATGTGACCGTCGTGGCGTTGGCGCGAATGGTCCCTCTGACGCTTTCACTGTGTGATCAATTGCAGAAGGACGGAATCTCGGTGGAGCTGGTCGATCCCCGCACGGTCCTTCCTCTCGATATCGACACCATCCTGCAATCCGTCAAAAAAACCGGACGACTGCTCGTCGTCGACGAAGGTTTCGCCCCATGTGGCTTCGCAGTCGACGTCGCCGCACAAGTTGCCGATCGGGGATTCAACGATCTCGACGCCCCCATCAAGCGGATCAACGGTGCGTTCACCCCGACGCCCTATAGTCCCCCGCTGGAAAAAGCGGTCGTTCCACAACCGGAACAGATTGCACAGGCAATCCGCGACCTGGTCAACGAATAACCGAGCTCGTTTAAAACAAGCGAATGCCATCTCCTACGATGTCTCGATCTTCCCATTTGAAAATGCTGCCGAGGCCGTTTCATGCCATTTGAAATCACAGTTCCCCGACTCGGTTGGTCGATGGAAGAAGGCACGTTCGTCCGTTGGCTGAAAAAGCATGGCGAGCTCGTCAATGCGGGTGATGCCTTGTTCGAACTGGAAGGCGAAAAGGCGGCTCAAGATATCGAAGCCGTCGATAGTGGATTGCTCGTCATTCCTTCGAATGCGCCGCAACCGGGAACGATTGTCGCCGTGGGGGCCGTCATCGGTCATCTCGTTGCCGAAGGGGAAGCCGCCCCCGCAGTCGTCACAGGTGCATCCGCTTCGGTGACGAGTTCAATACCCAAGACAAGCGCCCCCGCGAATCCATCGCCCGCGGCCGACACCAGCACTCTCGAAGAACCCGCCGCGGCTCCCTCAGTGCGGAGACTCGCACGCGAGATGGGTGTGAAACTGGCGTCCTTGGAAGGCAGTGGCCCCGCAGGTCGCATCACCGCCAACGACGTGCGAACGACCGGCTCGCGTCCGTCTACAGTCGCTGCGAACCATGTGTTGTCGTCCATCGCCAGTCCACGCGCACGCCGTGTCGCGAAAGAACTTGGCATCGACTGGAAGGGCGTGAAGGGTACAGGGCGAGACGGTCGTGTCCGAGAGCGGGACGTCCGCACGTCCCAGTCACAGCCACGTCCCGCGTCGACATCGACGCCGACGACGATCTCGTCGCGACGACGAACCATCGCCAATCGGATGATCGCCAGCCGCGAGAGGACCGCGCCGGTCACGCTGACAACGCGGATTGATGCCACAAATCTCGTCGGACTTAGGCTGCAGTTCAAACAAGCGGGAGAGGGTTCGCCGATTCCGTCGTACACCGATCTCATCATCAAACTTGTCGCACTCGCCCTGAGAAAACATCCCACGCTGGCCACACGCGACGAAGGGGGGCAATGGATCGTTCCTGCGTCCGCGGATGACATTTACATCGGCATGGCGGTCGATACCGAAGACGGCCTGGTCGTTCCGGTGGTTTCCCGTGCGGCAACGCTCGGCCTGTTTGATCTCGCCAAACAGACATTGTCGCTGATCGAGAAAGCACGTACGGGCAAGATCTCGGCGGCCGACATGCAGGGTGGCGTCTTTACGATCACGAATCTCGGTTCGTTCGGAATCGACGCCTTTACGCCGATTATCAATCTGCCGGAAACCGCCGTACTGGGTCTCGGACGCATCCGACGCGAACCCGTTGTGATCGATGACCAGATCGTCGCCCGTGATCAGATGTCGCTCAGCTTGACGTTTGATCACCGCATCGTCGACGGCGCCCCTGCGGCGCGCTTCTTGCAAACCGTCAGTCAGGCGATCGAAAATCCCTCCGCATGGCTACTGCGCGGGGACATCTGACAGAGGAAGTTCTGCCTGCCGTGAACGCCTGACTGCATTTTCGTAGAACAGATTTCCATCCGAGGGAAAACTCAGGCGAATCACCTGTCGGTCCAATACGTGACCATGATTTGGAGCCAAGTATGCCACCTCAAGCCACATATCAACTCGACTACCTACCACGATTACCACGTGACAAGTCGATCGGAATCGGTTGCATTGGTGCCGGTTTTATCATGGCCGATTGCCACTTGGTCGCCTACCGGCAGGCGGGCTTCAACCCGGTCGCGATCGCTGCGCGTCGTCGCGAACAGGCGGAAGAGGTTGCCCGGCGGCATCAAATTCCCGCGGTAGAGACCGACTATCGTGAACTGCTACGCCGACCGGAAGTTCAGGTCGTCGATATTGCAGTTCCGCCCGATCATCAAATTGAAGTCATTCGTGAAGTCGTGCGGCATGCAGACCACATTCGCGGCGTGCTGGCTCAAAAGCCACTAGGTGTCGACTTCCGCCAAGCCTGCGAGATCGCACGGCTATGCCGTAATGCCGGTATCACGCTCGCCGTCAATCAGAACATGCGTTACGACCAGTCGGTCCGCGCGGCTCGATCGCTGATGGCGCAAGACGCCCTTGGCGAACCGGTGCTGGCCACGATCGACATGCGTGCGATTCCTCATTGGATGCCCTGGCAGTCGCGACAGGGGTGGGTCACGCTTCGAATCATGAGCATTCACCACCTCGACACGTTTCGCTTCTGGTTTGGAGACCCGGTTCGCGTCTTCGCCAGCGTGCGACCGGATCCACGTACCTCGTTTCCGCATGACGATGGTATCTGCCTGTATATTCTCGAGTACGCCAACGGACTGCGGGCGATGAGTTGCGATGATGTGTGGAGTGGCCCCGCGAAAGAGGGTTCGGCATCGGATATCGGCATCAACTGGCGCATCGAAGGAACACGCGGTCTCGCGCGAGGCACAATCGGGTGGCCAAGTTACCCGCAACGCACCCCCAGCACGCTCGACTACTCCACAACCGCCGCCGCCGAGTGGAACACGCCGCGCTGGAATGAAGTGTGGTTTCCCGATGCGTTTGTGGGTCCCATGGCTCAATTGCTGTGCGCAATTGAAGACTCAACGGAACCGGAAATCAGCGGTGAAGACAATTTGAAAACGATGGCTCTCGTCGAAGCCTGCTATCAATCGGCACGCGAGCATCGAGCGGTTGAGCTGCAGGAAATCCTGCAAACGGCGCCGACGTGACGCCAAGTCAATCTTCAATGCGTCCGCGACGAACAGAACATCCCATTCTCTCACGCGCCGCTTCATGTTGACCGTTCGGCGAACTTTGCGAGCAGTCGCCCGATTGGGACGGCAGATCCGAGTAGACTTGCCAACCGACACGGCCTCGTCGAAGCTATCCTTCAATTGAAGTCATGGGAGTCGGTTCCCCAGGCGTCGAAATCCTCGTGCACTTCGATACGCTACAGGTGCACGTCCCCATGATGTCATCAGGTTGCCACATGGCTCACCCATCCGATTCTGGTATTTTGATGCGATCGTTCGATCGCAGGAATGATTCATGAGTGATCTTGCGATTCGTGTGGAAGGCTTGTCCAAATCATTTCGATTGGGACATCATCTGTCCTCTCACCGCTTCACCGAATTCATTGAAAACGTGGCGAAAGCCGCGGCAAGGCTGCCTGGCAAACTAGTTCATTCCAATTTGCCCTCGGGCACGCCAGCCACGAAATCATCTGATCCGTCGACGTTTTGGGCACTGCAAGATGTGTCGTTCGAAGTTCGGCAGGGAGAAGTCGTCGGGTTTGTCGGACGAAACGGCGCGGGGAAAAGCACACTGCTCAAGTTGCTATCCCGGATCACCTATCCAACGCACGGTCGGATCGAAATTCGCGGTCGTGTCCGCAGTCTGCTCGAAGTCGGAACGGGATTTCATCAGGACCTGACGGGTCGTGAGAACATCTTTCTGAACGGTGCCGTCATGGGAATGTCGCGCGGTGAAATCCGTCGCAAGTTCGACGAAATCGTGGCGTTCGCGGAAGTCGAAAAATTCCTCGACACCCCTGTGAAATATTATTCCAGCGGGATGTATGTGCGATTGGCGTTCTCTGTGGCGGCTCATTTGGAGCCGGAAATTCTGATCATTGACGAAGTGCTCGCCGTGGGCGACGCGGCATTCCAGCAGAAATGCATGGGAAAGATGGGCGCGGCCAGCCGCCAGGGGAAGACAATTCTGATCGTATCGCACAGTCTCGCCGCCGTGACAGCCCTTTGCGATCGCGCAATTCTCCTCGAAGGAGGACGCGTGACCGCCAACGGTGACGTGATCGATGTCGTCCGTCAGTATATGGCAAGCATGCGAACGACGGCCGGTGAGGCCGTCTGGCAAACCCAGGAACAGGCTCCCGGTAACGAGAAAATCCGGCTACACGCCGTTCGAATTCTCCAAGAGGGAATCGATGGGTCGGCGGCCGATGTGGATATCTCGAAAGAGATCGAAGTCCAGATCAGCTACTGGAACCTGATACCCGATCAGCAACTTTACGCGGCGATGTCTCTCAAGGACGCGAACGGCACGTTCGTCCTCAGGTCCTCAAACGCCCGATCCGTCAGTTCGACGGAAGACGAATGGTATGGCCGGTCGCAG from Schlesneria paludicola DSM 18645 carries:
- a CDS encoding Ldh family oxidoreductase, coding for MSTRVSAEKLEAFCLQALEQAGVSASHAKIVADVLVTTDTWGVFTHGTKLLRDYIKRVRAGGLRVDAEPHVVASGPAWSIVDGESCLGHVTSTFAMLDAIERAKKSGIAYVGVRNSCHFGAAGYYAWLAAKAGLIGISMANDIPSVAAAGSRRCVTGSNPIAYAVPVGSGDPILLDIAISTVAGGKVYAAYQRGEPIPDNWIIDSEGCPSTDSSLYPASAALAPMANHKGYGIALLIESLSGLLTGASVTWQVGSWIWGDATKPTNHGAAFIAIDIASIMPPAEFEARVTHLANEIHEAPTADGVERVLLPGEREWNLRRKALAEGIDLPSDVVGKLAGLATDLGLQADWLNS
- a CDS encoding Nramp family divalent metal transporter yields the protein MTKTTELPETCLPTWSVAELPEPKPLGLRNWASFIGPGIVMMGIQIGGGEWLLGPEVTARYGGGLMWIATVAIVLQVFYNLECARYALYCGEPVMTGFMRKRPGPMAWIAVVMILNLSALIPALSTNGAAVMAAIYLDRPPGVEDKWLVTMLAYICLLLVALPVLIGGKVYNMLQTIMTVKVAIVLGFCLTIGALFVSPTHWWNVFSGFVQFGNVPIKNGDKDGLSNVFLHLWREGSWPLIELGNIAVLGAFAGYAGGGGLANSTYSNYVRDKGWGMGQQVGAIASAVGGRDITLSHLGKVFLITPDNLRRWKNWWKYILTDQLIVWAPGCFMGMALPALLSLEFAHYSELYNQTDKLDWSRAMITADGIRHAVNFSPATGAILWLVTLFVGLMVLLPSQMSIVEDFSRRWTDVIWSASPHAREKLRDDQVKYIYYTLLFSYVLWTMVAAYLFSTYGTPKLMTDIVANLNNLAIGVTAFQLLWVNLTLLPQELRPRWYHQAGMVACGLFYLGLSTLVFVTRQWPAFQQLLFRS
- a CDS encoding SDR family NAD(P)-dependent oxidoreductase, which produces MTALFDLTGRVALVSGAASGMGRAMSLALAEHGADLMLADLNDAGLQDVAAAVRSFGRRAEPVLCDIAQPDAIRAMFAKLDRDFGRIDFLANVAGEGILGRPEEIPLADVEQTWRNLVFGRFCMCQEAGRRMIKAGRGSIVNIGSLASITALGRNHIAYSMAMGAVAQMTRELSTEWAAHGVRVNAILPAQVLNPSLEKRIAADPALKDQFLKGIPAGRMGQPNDIQGLAVLLASDASSWITGALIPMDGGNLAMNGGGTRRYVEPQ
- a CDS encoding alpha-ketoacid dehydrogenase subunit alpha/beta, with product MSNASTTSHLLNIYRAMQTIRQTEEELARCHQRGLIHGACHTYVGEEAIASSVCAHLRKDDVVFSTHRGHGHALAKGLPPAELMAELFGRQTGCSRGRGGSMHIFSPEIGMMGTSGIVGPCVLQACGGGYSFKLMKTDNVAVAFFGDGAVNNGAFHEGLNMASIWKLPVLFICENNQFATEVPFAYSAGNPSVGSRGVAYGMPGLTVDGNDALEIDRVAGEAVQRARSGGGPTLIECVTYRTRAHAEGMGDFGYRTREEVEEWKQRCPIQRFRTKSIAEKHLTATDLDAVDQDVKRTVDEARKFAESSPYPEGATAMQHAYSELPHASKSPIQNVRPNTSPREITMTQATHEALSEEMAKNPNIFVMGEGIGKRGGNFKTTAGLYDIYGPTRLCDTPICERGFVGLACGAGMTGTRPVIDFMFADFVLDSVGEIVNQIAKMQYMSSGRLKMPVLLRGCIGIGHSAATHHSGNYYAMYAQIPGLKVVVPSSPYDAKGLFKYALNSNDPVLFLEHREILSLKGPVPETEYEIEFGKANIVREGSDVTVVALARMVPLTLSLCDQLQKDGISVELVDPRTVLPLDIDTILQSVKKTGRLLVVDEGFAPCGFAVDVAAQVADRGFNDLDAPIKRINGAFTPTPYSPPLEKAVVPQPEQIAQAIRDLVNE
- a CDS encoding dihydrolipoamide acetyltransferase family protein, coding for MPFEITVPRLGWSMEEGTFVRWLKKHGELVNAGDALFELEGEKAAQDIEAVDSGLLVIPSNAPQPGTIVAVGAVIGHLVAEGEAAPAVVTGASASVTSSIPKTSAPANPSPAADTSTLEEPAAAPSVRRLAREMGVKLASLEGSGPAGRITANDVRTTGSRPSTVAANHVLSSIASPRARRVAKELGIDWKGVKGTGRDGRVRERDVRTSQSQPRPASTSTPTTISSRRRTIANRMIASRERTAPVTLTTRIDATNLVGLRLQFKQAGEGSPIPSYTDLIIKLVALALRKHPTLATRDEGGQWIVPASADDIYIGMAVDTEDGLVVPVVSRAATLGLFDLAKQTLSLIEKARTGKISAADMQGGVFTITNLGSFGIDAFTPIINLPETAVLGLGRIRREPVVIDDQIVARDQMSLSLTFDHRIVDGAPAARFLQTVSQAIENPSAWLLRGDI
- a CDS encoding Gfo/Idh/MocA family protein — its product is MPPQATYQLDYLPRLPRDKSIGIGCIGAGFIMADCHLVAYRQAGFNPVAIAARRREQAEEVARRHQIPAVETDYRELLRRPEVQVVDIAVPPDHQIEVIREVVRHADHIRGVLAQKPLGVDFRQACEIARLCRNAGITLAVNQNMRYDQSVRAARSLMAQDALGEPVLATIDMRAIPHWMPWQSRQGWVTLRIMSIHHLDTFRFWFGDPVRVFASVRPDPRTSFPHDDGICLYILEYANGLRAMSCDDVWSGPAKEGSASDIGINWRIEGTRGLARGTIGWPSYPQRTPSTLDYSTTAAAEWNTPRWNEVWFPDAFVGPMAQLLCAIEDSTEPEISGEDNLKTMALVEACYQSAREHRAVELQEILQTAPT
- a CDS encoding ABC transporter ATP-binding protein; the encoded protein is MSDLAIRVEGLSKSFRLGHHLSSHRFTEFIENVAKAAARLPGKLVHSNLPSGTPATKSSDPSTFWALQDVSFEVRQGEVVGFVGRNGAGKSTLLKLLSRITYPTHGRIEIRGRVRSLLEVGTGFHQDLTGRENIFLNGAVMGMSRGEIRRKFDEIVAFAEVEKFLDTPVKYYSSGMYVRLAFSVAAHLEPEILIIDEVLAVGDAAFQQKCMGKMGAASRQGKTILIVSHSLAAVTALCDRAILLEGGRVTANGDVIDVVRQYMASMRTTAGEAVWQTQEQAPGNEKIRLHAVRILQEGIDGSAADVDISKEIEVQISYWNLIPDQQLYAAMSLKDANGTFVLRSSNARSVSSTEDEWYGRSQPIGLYHATCTIPGNFLNHGQYQVSIIVGQVPGRTIIEEDDVVRFDVHDTGAIHEDFFGNWSGPVIRPRLPWNTIQDLST